The sequence below is a genomic window from Candidatus Methylomirabilota bacterium.
CCTCGAGCGCGCCCTGCTGCGGCTGCCGGAAGAGTTCCGGACGGTGCTCCTCCTGGCCGAGATCGAAGGGATGCCGCTCGAAGAGGTGGCCCAGGTGATGGCCTGCCCGGTCGGTACCGTCAAGTCCCGCATCTTCCGAGCGAAGGAGCGGCTGCGCAGCTTGCTGCGCGACTACGAAGGAAAATGACCGATCGGTTCGCGGATCTGTCGGACGAGGCGTTGGGCCGCCGGCTGGCCACCGAGGTGCCGCGCCATGCGGCGCCGGCGCGCCTGCGCGCGGCGATCGACGAGGCGGCGGCCCCGACATCCGTGCGCGCGTGGTGGCTGGCGCCGACGCTGGCGTCGGCGGCCACCGCGCTGGTGCTGGGGCTCGCCTTCGTGCCGACGCTCCCACCCACCGCGCCGACCGAGCCGGCGCTGCGTCTGGCCCGGGCGGTCGTGGCCGAGCACACGCGGGCGGCCATGTGGGGCGCGCGCCGTCCGGCCGATATCATCCCGGCCGGGCTGCCGTGGCTGACGCAGGAGACGGGCATCGGGCTGGCCAAGGTCTTCACCGGCGACGAGCGTCTCAGCCTGCTGGCGGCCGAACCGGTCTACCTCGATCAGCGGCGCGGCCTGGCCCTGCACTACCGGGACGAGGACGGCCACCACGTGACGTACGTCGCGCTGCCCGCGCCCGGTTTCTCCGTGCCCGAGCGGCAGCGCGTCAAGATCAACGACCGATTCCGGCCGGCGCTCCTGAACGACAGCGGCTTCTCGGTCTGGGTGTGGAGGCAGGGCGACCTCGCCTGCTTCCTCGTCTCCGACATGGTTTCGCAAACCGATCTCGTGCGCTTCAAGGACTACTTCGTCCGCGTGCGCTCGGCGACGGAGCCTATTCCCGCCTACTGATCACGCCGGAGGCGACGAGGCCCCCCGGTCGCCTACGGCCAGAGAGATGCGGGAATCAGGGCGAGGTCTGGGAACGGGGGCGGACCGACCGGCGTGACGCCGCTGGCCCGGACGACGAGCGAATAACCCTCAGGCCCGAGCGCGAATGCTTCGAGGCTGCGCGCCTCCGGATCCACCAACCAGAAAAATGGAACCCGGTGGCGAGCGTAGAGCCGCGGCTTCGTGACCCGGTCGATCGTGGTCGTCGATGGGGAGATGATCTCGACCACCAGCGTTGGCGCGCCCTCCGCCCCGCGCCCGCTGAGCGCCGCCAGCCGCGAGTGATCGAAGTAGACGATGTCCGGCTGGAGGACCGTCGTATCGCTCAGGATCACGTCGAGCGGCGCATAGAGGACCTCGCCGAGCCTCCGGGCCTTGACGTGCGCGTTGAGGACCTCGAACAAGTCGCGGCTGATTCGCTGGTGGCGAGTGCCGGGCGCCGGCGTCACGGACAGGGCTCCATCGTGTAGCTCATAGCGGCGCCCGTCGTCGGGAAGGGCGGCGTAGTCGCGGTAGGTCAGGACCGCCGAGCGGGGCTCCATGGGCAACCTCCAGCCGATCGAGTGTAGGAAGCGCGCGGAGCGCGTGTCAATGCCGCGAAAGTGGAACAGTGCCGCCCCCCTCGCCGACCGCGCGCTCCACCACGAACGGGAGCGCCATCATCGCATAAGCCACCAGCGCCACCTCGGAATCGCCGAAGTTGTACTCGGTGAGGCCGCCGACCAGGAAGCCGGCGATCGCCGCCATGCTGCCCGTTACCAGGTCGCGCGGTCGCCCCGCCTGGCCCGGCAGGCGGCGCAGGACGCGCGCGGCGCGCCAGAAGAAGGCGAGGAAGACCGAGGTCCAGGCCGCCAGCCCGAGGATCCCGCGCTCCACGAGGACCTGCAGCGGCGTGTTGTGCACGTGCCCCCGGCGCTTGGCGCGGAACTCGAGGGCGGCGTACTGCGGGTACTCGCGCTTGACCCCGCCGGGCCCGACGCCGAGCAGCGGGTGGTCCCGCGCCATCGCCAGCGCGCTGCCCCACATGGCCCAGCGCTCGCGGGCCGTCGGGTCCATCGGGTCGGCGATGCTCTCGACGCGCCGGCGCAGGTCCGGTACAAGCAGCACCGCCAGCGCGAGCAGGACGACCCCCGCGATCAGCAGGAGCCGGCCGCGCTGGAGGAGCCCGAGCAGCACGGCCACACCCGCTAGGAGCCCCACCCACGCGCCGCGCACGTAGGTGAGCGCCAGGCCGGCGCCGCCCGCGAGCCAGGCGACGAGATGCCAGCGCACGCCCACGCTCCCGCCGCCGGGCAGCACCCGGGGCAGCACCGCCAGCAGCACGAGGCTCAGCACGCCGGCCAGCGTCATGTAGATGCTGTAGAAGGCGTGCGCCCGGTGGCACTTGGCCGCGACCCGACCGAGGACAGGCCCGAGCGGAGCGAGGAACGGGCACAGCGCGACCTGGAGAACCCCGATGACCGCCACGCCCGCCATCAGCGCGAGCAGCCAGCTGAGCCAGCGATCGGCGTCGGCGGGATCCACCAGCGCGTCGAGCAGGACGTAGAACGTCGCGATCAGGAGCACGCTCCGGGCGGCCAGCAGGCTCGCCAGCGGCTGCGGTGACAGAGCGGCGGCGAGGAGGGAGGCCGCGATCCACGCCGCCAAGGGGACCGCCAGCGGCCAGCTGCGCCGGGCGCGCCCCGTCCAGAGCCGCCACGCCCAGCGCAGGGCCAGCAGCGCCAGGGCCGTCTCGGCGAGCGTGATGGAGACGGCGAGCCCCAGGACGAAGGCGCCCAGCAGGAGGGCTCGGACATCTCTCAAGGGAAGACGACGAACCCTTCCCTGGAGGCGGCTTCCCGTAATCTCTCGTCCAGACACACGAAGTCATGGCCCGCCGGGCGGCTGCGCGCCCACAGGAGCGCGGCCACGAGTTGCAGGGAATCGGCGGCCCGAAGCGGATGCAGGAGGAGGACCCGGCCTGCGCTCTCTCTCACCTCCCAGGCGAGGACTTGCGAACTTGACCATACTCGAATAATCATTCGAGTATGAGCGGCATATCCCCGCCGAGAATGAGGCACCTAGTGCCGTTCCAACTATTCGCGCCTAGGAAGGCACCGTGTACGTCGTTCGTGGACAGATTTAGTATCAACAAGTTGGAACGGCACTAGCCAAGGTGGGCGGCCAGCAGCGAGGTGGCGATCCAGGCCAGGAAGGCGCGGGGCCGGGCCCGGCCCGTCATCAGTAGGCGTTCTTCCCGAAAACGCCGCGCCAGAGCGTCTTGACGAGAATCTTGAGATCGAAGGCCAGGGACCAGCGCTCGATGTAATAGAGGTCGTACTCGATGCGCTTCTGGAGCGACGTGTTGCCCCGCCAGCCGTTCACCTGCGCCCACCCGGTCATGCCGGCCTTCACCTTGTGGCGGAGCATGTAGCCGGGGATCTGCCGCCGGAACTCCTCGACGAAGACCGGGCGCTCGGGCCGCGGGCCCACCAGGCTCATCTCCCCGCGGAGCACGTTGAGGAGCTGGGGCAGCTCATCGAGGCTCCACCGGCGCAGCAGCGCGCCGAGCCACGTGCGCCGCGGATCGTCTTGCCGGGCCCAGACCGGCCCCGTCGCCGCTTCGGCGTCCGGCCGCATGGTGCGGAACTTGAGCATCGCGAAGCGACGCCCGTCGAGCCCCATCCGCTCCTGCCTGAGCAGCGCCGGGCCGGGCGAGCTCCACCGGACCGCCGGCGCGATCAGCGCCATCAGGGGCGCCGCGACGAGGAACGCGAGACCGCCGACGACGAGGTCCATCGCGCGCTTGAGCACCAGGTTCCAGCCGTACAGCGGCGACTCGCGCAGGTGGATGAGCGGTACCCCCTCGAACTCCTCGATGCCGCCGCGGAGCGAGGCGAGCCCGTAGACGTCCGGCACCAGGTGGATCGTCACCGGATCGTCGCCGATCTCGTCGAGGATGGCGCCGAGCCGCCCGTACTCGGCGTGGGGCAGCGCGACGAAGACGATGTCCACGTCCTGCCGGTCCAGGATCGCCCGCAGCTCCTCGACCCGGCCCAGCCACGACACCGACGTTCCTCCGTCGTCCTTGTCGCCCACGAGCCCGAGCACCTGCACGCCGGCGTCAGGACGGCGGCGGAGCGCGGTGAGGATCTCCGTGGCCGGACCGGCCCCGCCCACGACGATCGCGCGCCGCAAATTCAGGCCGCGCCGGCGAGCGAAGCGCAGCCCCTCACGAAACGTCGCGCGCCAGAAGCTCATGGTCAGGATCGA
It includes:
- a CDS encoding undecaprenyl-phosphate glucose phosphotransferase, giving the protein KASTLGVLVLIAIMTFAFRRYEYSRVVILYFWVLSILTMSFWRATFREGLRFARRRGLNLRRAIVVGGAGPATEILTALRRRPDAGVQVLGLVGDKDDGGTSVSWLGRVEELRAILDRQDVDIVFVALPHAEYGRLGAILDEIGDDPVTIHLVPDVYGLASLRGGIEEFEGVPLIHLRESPLYGWNLVLKRAMDLVVGGLAFLVAAPLMALIAPAVRWSSPGPALLRQERMGLDGRRFAMLKFRTMRPDAEAATGPVWARQDDPRRTWLGALLRRWSLDELPQLLNVLRGEMSLVGPRPERPVFVEEFRRQIPGYMLRHKVKAGMTGWAQVNGWRGNTSLQKRIEYDLYYIERWSLAFDLKILVKTLWRGVFGKNAY
- a CDS encoding Uma2 family endonuclease, whose amino-acid sequence is MEPRSAVLTYRDYAALPDDGRRYELHDGALSVTPAPGTRHQRISRDLFEVLNAHVKARRLGEVLYAPLDVILSDTTVLQPDIVYFDHSRLAALSGRGAEGAPTLVVEIISPSTTTIDRVTKPRLYARHRVPFFWLVDPEARSLEAFALGPEGYSLVVRASGVTPVGPPPFPDLALIPASLWP
- a CDS encoding O-antigen ligase family protein, with product MRDVRALLLGAFVLGLAVSITLAETALALLALRWAWRLWTGRARRSWPLAVPLAAWIAASLLAAALSPQPLASLLAARSVLLIATFYVLLDALVDPADADRWLSWLLALMAGVAVIGVLQVALCPFLAPLGPVLGRVAAKCHRAHAFYSIYMTLAGVLSLVLLAVLPRVLPGGGSVGVRWHLVAWLAGGAGLALTYVRGAWVGLLAGVAVLLGLLQRGRLLLIAGVVLLALAVLLVPDLRRRVESIADPMDPTARERWAMWGSALAMARDHPLLGVGPGGVKREYPQYAALEFRAKRRGHVHNTPLQVLVERGILGLAAWTSVFLAFFWRAARVLRRLPGQAGRPRDLVTGSMAAIAGFLVGGLTEYNFGDSEVALVAYAMMALPFVVERAVGEGGGTVPLSRH